The DNA sequence ataatacaaaataaaaatttagattaccatacaacttacttggggttgtcaatttgactttagtcttgttattgtacaggcatgtcttgcacaacacgcTCCATTCTTGTGTTTTATTAGTGTCATCCTTGGAGCAATGGGTTATTCCCTCGTTGGCCTGTAGAGTGGATTTGAACATTTTGCCTACTTTAGCTTGCTACTCTTTGTATGCGTGCTTTGGTTGTAATCCTGATGATGATGGTTGCGAGTGTTGTGCCTGATAATCTCATGGGAATCATTACTGGTGATGGGCTTCAAGGAATTATGATGTTGAATGCGGGATTTTTCAAATTACCAAATGATCTCCCCAAGCCTTTATGGAAATATCCAATGTACTACATCTCATTCCACAAATATGCATTTAGGGAATTTTACATTTACATACTAGACTAGAAGATAGTAATTCCACCTTCTATTTTATCATAGTAAATTGGTTTGATTTGCTTATTTGTTGAATTGACAATTTTTTGGTTTGGTTATTTTTTGGCATCTCTATTTTTAAATTGTGCATGAATAAAATGGGTAATCAGACATCAGTGCAACCGTTGCTAAAACAAATTCATTTAACATCATTTATTTCAATTAAAAATGATGTTAATTTAATACTATAACATTTATTATACAATTCAAAAACTGATATATATCTAGGTTTAATGAATCAGTTCTAGTGGTACATTTACATCAGTTTATCAATAAAACCCAATGTTAAATACCACAATAAACAAATGTTTAAGAATACACAACTGATGTTAAAGAGTACTTTATACAACGTTTGATAACTAGGAAATGATGTTACTTATTCTTATAAATATCGGTTCTTAGACTATAGAAATCAGTTCCTACAatgaaaccgatgttaaaggtattattaacatcagttttactcgaaaaccgatgttaaagataTAATTAACATCTGTTTACTGGGCAATGGCAAAATTGTTATTTATCTGgcatatatttaaattgataataATATCATATTATAACAACATAGAAATGATAGatgggtattaaaatttaacatCAAGAAATAGATATCGGTTTCTTTTAAAAAAAACGATATTATATGTCCTCTTTCACATCAGTTTAAAAATGATATCGGTCTTTAACATCACCAAAGAAGACACCAGTTTCCATTttttatagacatcagtttttaactgatgtctaaaactgatgtctattgacgtttttcttgtagtgaaacATCAACCTAACCATAATGACTTAACATCAACCTAAAAAAATAATACATCAAACACTCTCATTGGAGTCACTTTTTTGAACAATATCAGGTGTAACAGAGGTGAGTGCGGCACTCATCATCACAGCAAAAAGCGTAAAATCGCAACCACCATGAAACCTTGTTTTGTCTTCAAATTACTCTTCTCTGCTTCATGCTTTGCATATATTTTGTCAATCTTGCGCCTGTACGAATGAATTGTGTTTGCATAACAGGTTTCCAACTCCTCAATAGCAGCTACAACTCAATCTCCAAGTGGTGGATCAATCCACTTCAAAAACCCACACGATTCAAATCCACATTTTCGAAACCTCCGACCTGCATTCTCCCCCCACCAACGCGTTTTAACGATACTCATTTTTTCAAAATCGCACATAAGGTCTAGTAAGTCTTATTCATCAGCCATTGTACAACTTTATGTAGGCTGATTAGAGCTTTTGCCTTAATAAAAAGGAAAGAGGCAAAAGGGTgggaaaaagaagaaagaaaaggAGGGAAAAAGAGTGGGAAAAGGAGGAAAAAAGAAGAATAAATGTTGATGTATAGGGCATTTCCGAACTTTCCTCTTCAAGCAGACGGACGTTAGCATCAAACTAACGGCAACACACATTCTACACAGCTTCTGTTAGTCTGGCCACACATTCTGCAATTTCTGGAGTTCTGCCACATAATCTACATAAATGGGATAGCTTAGATACACACTCTGTACTTTACTCATTAAAATAAGTTAAATTCATAAATTTTAGTATGTAGGCCATCTCCAAGAGTGGCCTATTGACCTAAATTTGGATCAATTTCAGTCCAAACCTACCCAACAGTGGCCTATTGCCCGGTCCAAATTTTGGCCAGTGAATAGTGCCGACCTAAATTTAGGCCGACACTATTCACCGGTCtaaatcttttattaataaaatatttttttctttttatatattcGTTAGTTTGTTGATTGAATGTTATATATATACTAAGtagtttttaattatatttattaattatcacttatatataatagttatttaacaaaaatatattaaacaccatgaattgttttaattcaaattaataatacattaaatataaaataaagattacACTTGATAAAAATTAATTGCCAATACAACTTATACAAAAGTATAATTTAAAGTTAAACATTggtttaatcaaataaattatttcttgatCCTCCAAGATAATTATAATATTGAAAAGATGTTAAACGTGCATTTGGAGTACTAAAATCACGTTTTGTCAATTGTCAATTGTCCTAGGGCCAACATGGTTTTGGAAAACAATGTATTACAAGATATAATGACGACGTGCATTATTATGCCTAATATGATAATTGAAGATGAACGTGATTTGAGTGCTCCAATTCAAGAGCAGCTCGAAATTCCAGATCCAGAAGTTGAGACGGTTGAATATGATGAAAATGCTGGATTTCAACAATTTCTTAGATGATATCGAAAAACAAAAAATAAAGAAACTCATATTACTCTTCGAAATGCATTAATTGAGAATTtgtgaaaaaaatatattaattcagagtggtttaatatttgttatttttgttttagttaaattaaatgtaatattaattttttctttatttttcttgtttAAGTGTAATGTTTTTctaatttaataaatttattaagtttgaaattAATATGATCTTATTCATTTTGTGTTCAATTGAATTAATAGGTATTTGAATTGGTAAcaacatattaaaataataatatattaatagttgaaagaatgaaatattgatatataaatttggaccaaaatttaGACCGAACTGTTGGAATAAAGAGATATCTCGGTCCAGATTTAGGCCAAGATTTAGGCCAAGAACCTTGGCACTCTTGGAGTGCCCTTAGGATGGGCACACTTTCTCTAATATTATTAATTATCTCTTTGTATTATTTACCGTCTACGTAGACCTGGAAAAAATGGGTCTGAATCCGAAGAATCGAACCGAAATTCATGGAACCGAGATCCAATTCGAGATCTGTATCATATAATGCACTAATTAtccaaaaattaaattaaatcgATCCGAAAATTACCCGAACCGAAAATTTAACCGAAAATGATCTGAAATACTAGATCTAATTATAAATTGGAACCTAACAAAACCGAATCATATATTACCTGAATCGAATATGATCCGAAATAAGGAAAAACCATACTTAAAAGTATTTTATTTTTGtgataatataattatttaatcataatattttgtaaagtaaattatattatattaaaagtactacatttaataaaaaattatttttaaagtcTCAAAAAATGAAAATATAGATAAATGATCTGAAAATATCCGAATCTAATTTTGTTCAATTTTTATCCGAATTTCATCCATTTTATATCTGAACCGAATCATATTCGATCCAATCCGAATAGACTCCTCTGATATCATAATCCGAAAGTGGAAGCCATCCGAAACCAATCCAGATTTGTTAGGTCTACTGCTACCCAACCCTCCTTCCATTTTCCGATTGGCCGATCTCGTACCAGGGCATAGTCATAGAATATACCTCAATCAGGACACATCAATCATACCTAACATAACACATGTACACACAAATTCACATGCTCACTCTTACATACTCAACATTATAAAAACAGTCACTGTCCTCCTCCACTTAACACACAAACAACAAACAAACGCACAACAATGTCTTCATCTGAACAAAACATTGTCGTGATGCGCCACGGCGATCGCCGCGACTACTTGGATCCATCATGGGCTGCAACTGCAGGAGATAGAAAATGGGACCCTCCTCTAGCTGAACCGGGTCTCACTCGCGCTTTCTTGACCGGTCAGAAGCTACGTGATGATCTCGGCTTTCCGATCCACCGAGTTTTTGTATCACCTTTTTATCGGTGTTTGCAAACTGCTGCTCAAGCTATTGCTGGTCTTACCGATCAAAATGATGCTTCTAATCTCAGGGTACATGCTTCTCCGTAAATTAATACTcgataaattaatttattttttcgGTACGCAATATTGACACAGTAATATATCTTTTCGGTCCATATAATAAAAGTATACCTAATTTATGCACACCCCACATTTATATATCGCTTTTAGTAGAATTTAGaccaaattatttttatatacaGAATAGTTTAGAGTTGAAATGCAAACTAGGTTAAAAAGTACACAAGGGTGGTAGTTTGGTCTTAATTTGTGCACTTATCATCGCcctattttttttataatataaaaatggGGTGTTGACCCCAAATATCACTTTTTGGGGTGTAATGGCCCTCAATGTCATTTTAAAAAATTTGGTCCCAAATGTCACTTCAAAACGAAGTCTCGGGGtctgtttttattttttttatgtttGAATATACAAAACGTGGTTTCGTCTTAcgtttttcaattttttttgtcttacgtttttcaatttttttttgtcTTCTTATGCTAAACGTGATTTGGTAAACCGTTTTCAGCAAAACACACTTCCAATTCACCTTTTTCTATAAAAAAAAGCAACTCGGCTTGCGTTTTTGAACCAAAAAAAAACAAAACGGGAGACACATCTCCGTTTTTGTTTTATATGAAAAACAGTATCCGAATCTCCGTTTTGGAGTGATATTTGGGGCCATCTTTTTGAAAAGTGACATTCAGGGCCATTATACCCCAAATAGTGACATTTGGGGCCTTTTTAAAGTCGATAAATAATTTGTAGAGGATTTACTATATGTGTTTGTTTTTTTGTATATACGTTATGTGTTTTTTTTAACATAAGTGTTTGTTAAAATTATCTTTATGGGTGTACTAGTTAAATCTTTTGATTTATGTTTGATATGTTGTGTACATTTTTATTATATGTTAATGCTCGAGTAAGAAATATAAATTGTGTTTGTTATTTTGCTACTGTATATAAGTTTCACCAGTCTTCCTCATCAAACTAGTCCTCTGACCTCAAGCCAGAACCTCGGGAAATTAAAGTAGGCTTAGGTGTTTTTTGTGTCCTTAAATATAGCAGTGTACTTTTGAGTTTTGAAGTcgacaaaattaaaaaaaatagttgATTAAGATTCATTATATTTGTTGATTTTcgtttatatgttatgtgattTTAACTTAAATGTTTGGCGAATTGTCTATATGGTGATGCAGGTTGATGATTTGATGTATGGTTGATCAGCTGTACATTTTTTATTGTATCTTGTTAGTGTCTGACTAAGGGGAAAAAACTAAGTTGTTATTATGTCATTAAAGTTTCACTAGTTTGAATATATGTTTCTCTTAGAACTGTGCCGCTCTTTGGGTTCAGTGGAGAATACAGAGGATATAGGGATTCAAATCTAGGATCTTGGTTTTTTCGTTTGAGTTTTAATCCGCGATAGTATTAATTGAGTTGATCTTCCTGGTGAATGTGTTCAGAAATTTCTCAAAAAGGATTAGATATCTTCAAATGTAGGGACAAGCATACCTGTTCAGAACCAAGTCAAGGAAAGGAAATAGTTGCTAAATAAGCTTAGAATATATATTCGCATTGGATTTTGAGATTTAGAATTTGGTTAGGTACTTCTCCTGACCATAAGACCCTTTCTTTGGACCTATCCTGCTCAGCTTAGGTGGAAGGCGAGAAAGGCCTCCTGTCTTTTCCTATTTACCGGGATAGACTAGCAGCTTATGCTAAAACTCAGAAATTTGTTTTAGCAACTTTCTTTTCCTTGTTTCACTAATTTAAATGACATTATGTACGAGCTTTACGGAGAGGAAATACAATGTTTGAGCAGATGAACTAACAAATTCTTTTAgtatattcttattctcttgCTTTTAAGCCCTTCAGCCGTTGATATGTTCTTCAATTTTGTAGAGCTGTATAATCTTAAGTGCGGACTTGAAGCCAACTTACAAATTATCAGATGAAGTGATATTTTCACTGGAAATATTTTCTAAGAGTATAATTATCATTGGCGCAATTATCTATTTTTGTTAGTCTTGTTAAAATGCTTATAAAAATTACACTTTGAATTCACTTGGGCATTTTGACTTGCACTGCTACAGGTAAAATTCTGATAAAAATTATGTAGATAAATGTACATCAGTGCTATTTTCTGACTGCTGTCAAGAAGTAAAGATACTCTCCAATATATTTGTTTCTCAGTTAAAGTCTAAATGAGATGTACAATCTGATAGACTATATTTTATGCCTCACTGCTTACACAACATATATGTATGCAGGTCTCTGTTGAGTATGGTTTGTGTGAGATGCTGAACACTGAAGCCATAAAGCCGGAAATGGCTCCCAAGGACGGAAAATTTGTCTTTGATATATCAGACTGTGAAGCTGTCTTACCCGCTGGAATGTTGGATCACACTGTTGAGAAATTGTATCAAACGGTAAAACAGTAAAGCTTTTTCAAAATTTTCCATTATAAACCTTGAACAAAAGCTGCAAACTATCTGTGTATCTGACTGGCTTTTAATTGCAAAAACATAGTTGCCACAATGGGAGGAGACTGTGGCAGGTGCCAATGATCGATATGTGCAGGTTTTTAAGGCCCTAGCAGATAAATATCCTTCTGAAAACTTGTTGCTTGTTACTCATGGTAGGCTTAATGTTCGGTTTTACTTTTTTTGGGTTTAATTTTGATCACAAAAGACTTAGAGCTTCAAGCTATCTCGCTGTGCTACAAGATTTTCTCAATGATTGATGCTCAATAATTATCATATTATGTGCTGTAGTTTAAGGATAGGGATTTGGGACTAACATTTTTAATTCTCTTCTCCATTACTGATATGTAGGGGCAGGAGTTGCTGTTTCAGTCTCTGCATTCGTGAAAAATACTACTGTTCATGAAGTTGAATATTGTGCATTCTCCCATTTGAAAAGAACTGTCTCTTTAGGCAAAGACAATGCATTTACTGCCGGAAACTTTGAGGCGTTTCTACCAGAAGGTGAAACCGGGATCCACTACTCCAAAGCTAGCTCCTGAAATAACCATATTTAATACTATAGCTGCATATCAGTTATTATATATCTTGGAAGATGCCATCATCCAAATTGCACTGGCTCCATGCCACGTTATGAACACATTATTGAAACATTGTGACTGTGATTCTGTTTCGACATATGCCATTGATTAGTAAATGCTAAGTTCTTCAGAATAAAATTTTATGTTTCTTACATGTATAATGAAATAGCATTTCCAGACCTGCTCTGCGCTTCTTGTTATATTTATATACAGTTAGTTGCATATGAAGATTTGCTAGAATATGGTCAAAATGTTATATGATTGAATGAACCAGTCTTCATTATACACTATTAGACAGTACTAGTCTAAACTAAAAGATGCTACAGTGGTGTTAGTTGAAAGCTTACAAATGTACCTACATAACTATCTCATACAGTTAAAGCTAACAGAATCCTACTTACTACATCAGCATAAAAATCAGTCAACACTGAGTAATCACCACTCTGATGGACTCGGAAGCATCTCGAGATGATCAAACATGTCCATTGGGAAGTCATGTATGAAAGTGTCAGGTGTCACAGGGTTATCGTTTTCCTTCCATCCATCGTTTCCACAGCTTCCCTCTGTCCCATATGATGACACATACTGGAGATGAGGATTGCTCCCACCTGACTCCGAACCGTTCTCAAACACTTCAAAAAAGTTTGGATCTCCAAGTCTAGTCATAAGGTCTTGGCTTTCAGATGTGAGAGGGACTTCAGTATGCAATCGTGGGGGCTGTGCTTGGAAAGAGAGCTGAGTCTGCTGACGATGATCTTGCCAGGACTTCTTCTCCATAATATCAAGTTCCGGTTGTAGTAGGTTCTGCTCGAAATAGCACATGTTGGGATTCAGCACTGGTTCAGGTAATGGCACTGGGGAGATTGGTTGTGGGTTGTGAACAATGTAGGATGGTGAGCAAAATAGATTTATTGGTGACGGTTCTTCCTTAGTTAAAGAACCAAGATTTGATGCCTGCAAACACATAAACAAACAAAAAAGTGGCCA is a window from the Apium graveolens cultivar Ventura chromosome 1, ASM990537v1, whole genome shotgun sequence genome containing:
- the LOC141660488 gene encoding uncharacterized protein LOC141660488 codes for the protein MSSSEQNIVVMRHGDRRDYLDPSWAATAGDRKWDPPLAEPGLTRAFLTGQKLRDDLGFPIHRVFVSPFYRCLQTAAQAIAGLTDQNDASNLRVSVEYGLCEMLNTEAIKPEMAPKDGKFVFDISDCEAVLPAGMLDHTVEKLYQTLPQWEETVAGANDRYVQVFKALADKYPSENLLLVTHGAGVAVSVSAFVKNTTVHEVEYCAFSHLKRTVSLGKDNAFTAGNFEAFLPEGETGIHYSKASS
- the LOC141660482 gene encoding transcription factor DUO1, encoding MGEIKKGPWKVEEDEVLINHVNKYGPKDWSSIRSKGLLCRTGKSCRLRWVNKLRPNLKNGVKFSADEERVVIELQAEFGNKWARIATYLPGRTDNDVKNFWSSRQKRLARILQTPQVPKSQKNNREGPVVHDAPIVKASNLGSLTKEEPSPINLFCSPSYIVHNPQPISPVPLPEPVLNPNMCYFEQNLLQPELDIMEKKSWQDHRQQTQLSFQAQPPRLHTEVPLTSESQDLMTRLGDPNFFEVFENGSESGGSNPHLQYVSSYGTEGSCGNDGWKENDNPVTPDTFIHDFPMDMFDHLEMLPSPSEW